A window of Triplophysa dalaica isolate WHDGS20190420 chromosome 7, ASM1584641v1, whole genome shotgun sequence contains these coding sequences:
- the LOC130425701 gene encoding transmembrane protein 184B-like isoform X2 translates to MRLSACGGIIMESQRWRRDVSLSQHSGNNSLLTPGVITMAPDHNRSTPVVALETPIFLMTPAAQTISGFFTWTALLLTCQQIYMHLRYYKSPNEQRHIVRILFFVPIYAFDSWLSLLFFTNEEYYVYFDTIRDCYEAFVIYNFLSLCYEYLGGESAIMAEIRGKPIQSSCVYGTCCLWGRTYSIGFLRFCKQATLQFCVVKPLMAVITLILQAFGKYRDGDFNVASGYLYVTIIYNISVSLSLYALFLFYFATRDLLEPYGPMLKFFMVKSVIFLSFWQGMLLAILEKCGAIPRINSPDVSVGEGTVAAGYQNFIICIEMFFASLALRHAFTHKIYMDKTLNAQGCVPIYGCRGPMSISSSLKETMNPGDMLQDAIHNFSPAYQQYTQQSRTEPQLSRSNSTNEKTLLLSSDDEF, encoded by the exons ATGAGATTATCGGCCTGCGGTGGGATAATC ATGGAGTCTCAGCGGTGGAGGAGAGACGTGTCACTATCACAACATTCAGGGAATAACTCTCTCCTCACACCTGGAGTCATCACGATGGCCCCGGACCACAACAGATCCACTCCAGTGGTCGCCCTGGAGACGCCCATCTTCCTCATGACACCCGCCGCTCAAACCATCTCTGGATTCTTCACATGGACGGCTCTTCTGCTCACCTGTCAGCAG atctACATGCACTTGAGGTATTATAAGTCTCCCAATGAGCAGCGGCACATCGTCAGGATTCTCTTCTTTGTGCCCATCTATGCCTTTGACTCATGGCTCAGTCTGCTGTTCTTCACTAATGAAGAGTATTATGTTTACTTTGACACCATCAGAGACTGTTATGAAG cGTTTGTCATCTATAACTTCTTGAGTTTGTGTTATGAGTATCTGGGAGGAGAAAGTGCCATCATGGCAGAGATCAGAGGaaaacccatcca gtcCAGTTGTGTGTATGGCACATGTTGTTTATGGGGCAGAACTTATTCCATCGGTTTTCTGCGCTTCTGTaaacag GCGACGCTGCAGTTCTGTGTGGTGAAACCTCTGATGGCCGTCATCACGCTGATCCTTCAGGCCTTTGGGAAATACAGAGACGGAGATTTCAA tgtGGCGAGTGGTTATTTATACGTCACCATCATCTATAACATCTCggtcagtctctctctctacgCTCTCTTCCTCTTCTACTTCGCCACGCGAGATCTGTTGGAGCCGTACGGTCCAATGCTGAAGTTCTTCATGGTTAAATCTGTCATCTTCCTCTCGTTCTGGCAGG GGATGCTGTTGGCTATCCTGGAGAAATGCGGTGCGATTCCTCGGATCAACTCTCCTGATGTCAGTGTGGGGGAGGGGACTGTTGCCGCCGGTTACCAGAACTTCATCATCTGTATTGAGATGTTCTTCGCCTCTCTGGCGCTCAGACACGCATTCACACACAAGATCTACATGGACAAGACGCTCAACGCTCAGG GGTGTGTTCCTATATATG gTTGTCGTGGTCCTATGAGTATCTCCAGCAGTCTGAAGGAGACGATGAATCCGGGCGACATGCTTCAGGACGCCATTCATAACTTCTCTCCTGCGTATCAGCAGTACACACAACAGAGCCGAACAGAACCTCAGCTGAGCCGATCCAACAGCACCAATGAGAAAACACTTCTGCTCAGCTCAGACGACGagttctga
- the LOC130425701 gene encoding transmembrane protein 184B-like isoform X3 — MESQRWRRDVSLSQHSGNNSLLTPGVITMAPDHNRSTPVVALETPIFLMTPAAQTISGFFTWTALLLTCQQIYMHLRYYKSPNEQRHIVRILFFVPIYAFDSWLSLLFFTNEEYYVYFDTIRDCYEAFVIYNFLSLCYEYLGGESAIMAEIRGKPIQSSCVYGTCCLWGRTYSIGFLRFCKQATLQFCVVKPLMAVITLILQAFGKYRDGDFNVASGYLYVTIIYNISVSLSLYALFLFYFATRDLLEPYGPMLKFFMVKSVIFLSFWQGMLLAILEKCGAIPRINSPDVSVGEGTVAAGYQNFIICIEMFFASLALRHAFTHKIYMDKTLNAQGCVPIYGQYGCRGPMSISSSLKETMNPGDMLQDAIHNFSPAYQQYTQQSRTEPQLSRSNSTNEKTLLLSSDDEF; from the exons ATGGAGTCTCAGCGGTGGAGGAGAGACGTGTCACTATCACAACATTCAGGGAATAACTCTCTCCTCACACCTGGAGTCATCACGATGGCCCCGGACCACAACAGATCCACTCCAGTGGTCGCCCTGGAGACGCCCATCTTCCTCATGACACCCGCCGCTCAAACCATCTCTGGATTCTTCACATGGACGGCTCTTCTGCTCACCTGTCAGCAG atctACATGCACTTGAGGTATTATAAGTCTCCCAATGAGCAGCGGCACATCGTCAGGATTCTCTTCTTTGTGCCCATCTATGCCTTTGACTCATGGCTCAGTCTGCTGTTCTTCACTAATGAAGAGTATTATGTTTACTTTGACACCATCAGAGACTGTTATGAAG cGTTTGTCATCTATAACTTCTTGAGTTTGTGTTATGAGTATCTGGGAGGAGAAAGTGCCATCATGGCAGAGATCAGAGGaaaacccatcca gtcCAGTTGTGTGTATGGCACATGTTGTTTATGGGGCAGAACTTATTCCATCGGTTTTCTGCGCTTCTGTaaacag GCGACGCTGCAGTTCTGTGTGGTGAAACCTCTGATGGCCGTCATCACGCTGATCCTTCAGGCCTTTGGGAAATACAGAGACGGAGATTTCAA tgtGGCGAGTGGTTATTTATACGTCACCATCATCTATAACATCTCggtcagtctctctctctacgCTCTCTTCCTCTTCTACTTCGCCACGCGAGATCTGTTGGAGCCGTACGGTCCAATGCTGAAGTTCTTCATGGTTAAATCTGTCATCTTCCTCTCGTTCTGGCAGG GGATGCTGTTGGCTATCCTGGAGAAATGCGGTGCGATTCCTCGGATCAACTCTCCTGATGTCAGTGTGGGGGAGGGGACTGTTGCCGCCGGTTACCAGAACTTCATCATCTGTATTGAGATGTTCTTCGCCTCTCTGGCGCTCAGACACGCATTCACACACAAGATCTACATGGACAAGACGCTCAACGCTCAGG GGTGTGTTCCTATATATGGTCAGTATG gTTGTCGTGGTCCTATGAGTATCTCCAGCAGTCTGAAGGAGACGATGAATCCGGGCGACATGCTTCAGGACGCCATTCATAACTTCTCTCCTGCGTATCAGCAGTACACACAACAGAGCCGAACAGAACCTCAGCTGAGCCGATCCAACAGCACCAATGAGAAAACACTTCTGCTCAGCTCAGACGACGagttctga
- the LOC130425701 gene encoding transmembrane protein 184B-like isoform X1 — translation MRLSACGGIIMESQRWRRDVSLSQHSGNNSLLTPGVITMAPDHNRSTPVVALETPIFLMTPAAQTISGFFTWTALLLTCQQIYMHLRYYKSPNEQRHIVRILFFVPIYAFDSWLSLLFFTNEEYYVYFDTIRDCYEAFVIYNFLSLCYEYLGGESAIMAEIRGKPIQSSCVYGTCCLWGRTYSIGFLRFCKQATLQFCVVKPLMAVITLILQAFGKYRDGDFNVASGYLYVTIIYNISVSLSLYALFLFYFATRDLLEPYGPMLKFFMVKSVIFLSFWQGMLLAILEKCGAIPRINSPDVSVGEGTVAAGYQNFIICIEMFFASLALRHAFTHKIYMDKTLNAQGCVPIYGQYGCRGPMSISSSLKETMNPGDMLQDAIHNFSPAYQQYTQQSRTEPQLSRSNSTNEKTLLLSSDDEF, via the exons ATGAGATTATCGGCCTGCGGTGGGATAATC ATGGAGTCTCAGCGGTGGAGGAGAGACGTGTCACTATCACAACATTCAGGGAATAACTCTCTCCTCACACCTGGAGTCATCACGATGGCCCCGGACCACAACAGATCCACTCCAGTGGTCGCCCTGGAGACGCCCATCTTCCTCATGACACCCGCCGCTCAAACCATCTCTGGATTCTTCACATGGACGGCTCTTCTGCTCACCTGTCAGCAG atctACATGCACTTGAGGTATTATAAGTCTCCCAATGAGCAGCGGCACATCGTCAGGATTCTCTTCTTTGTGCCCATCTATGCCTTTGACTCATGGCTCAGTCTGCTGTTCTTCACTAATGAAGAGTATTATGTTTACTTTGACACCATCAGAGACTGTTATGAAG cGTTTGTCATCTATAACTTCTTGAGTTTGTGTTATGAGTATCTGGGAGGAGAAAGTGCCATCATGGCAGAGATCAGAGGaaaacccatcca gtcCAGTTGTGTGTATGGCACATGTTGTTTATGGGGCAGAACTTATTCCATCGGTTTTCTGCGCTTCTGTaaacag GCGACGCTGCAGTTCTGTGTGGTGAAACCTCTGATGGCCGTCATCACGCTGATCCTTCAGGCCTTTGGGAAATACAGAGACGGAGATTTCAA tgtGGCGAGTGGTTATTTATACGTCACCATCATCTATAACATCTCggtcagtctctctctctacgCTCTCTTCCTCTTCTACTTCGCCACGCGAGATCTGTTGGAGCCGTACGGTCCAATGCTGAAGTTCTTCATGGTTAAATCTGTCATCTTCCTCTCGTTCTGGCAGG GGATGCTGTTGGCTATCCTGGAGAAATGCGGTGCGATTCCTCGGATCAACTCTCCTGATGTCAGTGTGGGGGAGGGGACTGTTGCCGCCGGTTACCAGAACTTCATCATCTGTATTGAGATGTTCTTCGCCTCTCTGGCGCTCAGACACGCATTCACACACAAGATCTACATGGACAAGACGCTCAACGCTCAGG GGTGTGTTCCTATATATGGTCAGTATG gTTGTCGTGGTCCTATGAGTATCTCCAGCAGTCTGAAGGAGACGATGAATCCGGGCGACATGCTTCAGGACGCCATTCATAACTTCTCTCCTGCGTATCAGCAGTACACACAACAGAGCCGAACAGAACCTCAGCTGAGCCGATCCAACAGCACCAATGAGAAAACACTTCTGCTCAGCTCAGACGACGagttctga